The Corallococcus soli genome segment ACCGTCTACCTGTGCCACCCCTTCCTGGTCCATTCAGCCCAGCCGCACCACGGCGCCCGGCCGCGCTTCATGGCCCAGCCGCCGCTCCTGCCCCGCGAACCGCTCAGCCTGACGCGGGCGCCCTCCGACACGTCGCCGGTCGAAGCGGCCATCCGTCAGGCCCTGGCCTCCATCGGATAGCGCCGGAACGCGAAACGGCGACCCGCTGTCCGCCGGGTCGCCGCTCCTGCTTCACACGTCCTTTTAGCTCACTCCCACTCGATGGTGGCGGGCGGCTTGGAGGAGATGTCGTAGACGACGCGGTTGATGCCGCGCACCTCGTTGGTGATGCGCGAGGAGATCTTCTCCAGGATGGGGAACGGGATCCGCGCCCAGTCCGCCGTCATGCCGTCCACGCTGGTGACGGCGCGCAGCACGCAGGTGGACTCGTAGGTGCGCTCGTCGCCCATCACGCCCACGCTCTGCACCGGCAGCAGCACCGCGAAGGCCTGCCACACCTCACCGTACAGCCCGGCCTTGTGGATCTCCTCCTGCACGATGGCGTCCGCGCGGCGCACCAGGTCCAGGCGCGGCTCGTTCACCTCGCCCAGCACGCGGATGGCCAAGCCGGGGCCCGGGAACGGCTGGCGGCCGACCATCTCCGGCGGCAGGCCCAGCTCGCGGCCCAGGACGCGCACCTCGTCCTTGAACAGCTCGCGCAGGGGCTCCACCAGCTTGAGCTTCATGTGCTCAGGCAGGCCGCCCACGTTGTGGTGGCTCTTGATGGTGACGGACGGGCCCTTCCAGGACACGGACTCGATGACGTCCGGGTACAGCGTGCCCTGCGCCAGGAAGCCCGCGTCCTGCACGTCGCGGGACGCCTCCTCGAACACGGCGATGAACTCCCGGCCGATGATCTTCCGCTTCTGCTCCGGGTCCGTGACGCCGGCCAGCTTCGACAGGAAGCGCTCCCGGGCATCCACCGTCTTCAGCGGGACGTGGAAGCGGTCCACGAAGAGCGCCTCCACCTGGGCGCGCTCCCCCTGCCTCAGGACGCCGTTGTCCACGAAGATGCACTGGAGGCGCGGACCGATGGCCCGGTGCAGGAGCAGCGCCGCCACGGAGCTGTCCACGCCGCCGGACAGCCCGCAGATGACCCGGCCCTCCTCACCCACCTGCTTGCGGATGGTCTCCACGGCTTCGTCGATGAAGCCCTTCATCGTCCAGGAGCCCGTCACCTTGCAGTCGTTGAAGAGGAAGGCGCGCAGCATGGCCTTGCCCTGGGGCGTGTGGACCACCTCCGGGTGGAACTGGAGGCCGTACCAGGGCTTCGTCGCGTGGGCGGCCGCCGCGAAGGGCGAATTGCCGCTGCGGCCAATGGCCTCGAAGCCGGGCGGCAGCACGTCCACCCGGTCGCCGTGGCTCATCCACACCTGCACCTGGTCCCCTGGGCGGAACTCCGCGAACGGGCCCCGGGCGGTGAGCACCTCCACGGCCGCGCTGCCGAACTCCCGGTGCGCCCCCCGGTCGATGCGGCCTCCCAGCAGCTTGGCGGTCAGTTGCAGCCCGTAGCAGATGCCCAGCACGGGCACGCCCGCCTCGAAGACGAAGGGGTCGCAACGCGGTGAGCCAGGGGCCTCCACGGACGCCGGCCCCCCGGAGAGGATGATGCCGCGGGGGGCGTACTTGCGGATGTCGTCCGCGGGCAGGTCCGGGCGGTGGATCTCGCAGTAGACGCCCAGTTCACGCACCCGGCGGGCGATGAGCTGGGTGTACTGGCTCCCGAAATCAAGGATGAGGATCTTCTCGGAGTGCAGGTCCACCGGCATTTCTCCCAGGGGGCGTCGTTGACGGGTGGGGGCCCTTATCGCTACAAACTTCGGGAAATCAACGCTGAAAGGCCGTCAATTGTTCGAGGTTCGGATGCGCCGCCTGACCGCTTCCAGTGCAGCAGCCATGCTTCTCCTGTCCACCGCGGGGTGCGTGAAGGAGATCTCCTCGGACGAGCGTCTGGAGCGAGACACGCGCAGTGTCGCCGTCAAGGACACTCCCGGAATCGCCGAGCTTTCCAAGGTCACCTGTGACGACACCACCGAACCCCTGACCAAGGCGCGCAACGTGAACCGCCCGGAGTCGGACCGGCTGGTGGACTACGTGCAGCTCTACTCCTCCCTGAAGGACCGCACCCACACCTTCGAGGACGCGATGGCCCGGAATCCGGACCTGAGCTACCGCGAGGGCAGCCAGGCCCTGGTCTCCGCCAAGGACACCTGCATCCAGCAGACGGCCGACGTGCGGGTGGAGTTCGAGACCTACCTGCGCGAGCTGGTGGACGTGCCCACCGTGCAGGAGATCAAGGGCGGCAACACCGTCACGGTGGCCCGCCTGGACTTCGCCACCCTGCGCAAGGCCATCGAGACGCTGGACCCGGACGACCGCGAGAGCCTCATGCAGCGCGTGGGCGCGGCGGAGAAGCGCGTCTCCACGGCGCCGGCGGCCGCGGACGACGCGGCGGGCGGCAAGCGTCGCACCAAGTAGTCGGCTGCCCGCGCCCCCTGTCGATTCGCAGGGGGCGGGGGTCGCTCGGGTCGAAGCGCCCTACTCCATCCGGTAGTTGGGCGCTTCCTCGGTGATGATGACGTCGTGCACGTGGCTCTCCTTGAGCCCGGCGGACGTGATGCGCGTGAACATCGCCTTCGTGCGCAGCTCCTCGATGTTGGCGCACCCCACGTAGCCCATGCCGCTGCGGATGCCGCCCAGCATCTGGTGCACGTTCATGGCCAGGGTGCCCTTGTACGGGACGCGCCCCTCGATGCCTTCGGGCACCAGCTTCACCGCGTCCACGTCGGACTGGAAGTAGCGGTCCTTGGCGCCCTGCTTCATCGCGCCCAGGCTGCCCATGCCCCGGTAGCTCTTGTAGCTGCGGCCCTGGTACAGGATGACGTCGCCGGGGGACTCCTCGGTGCCGGCGAACAGCGAGCCGATCATCACGGAGCTGGCCCCCGCCGCGAGCGCCTTGACGATGTCGCCCGAGTACTTGATGCCGCCGTCGGAGATGATGGGGATGCCGTGCTTGTCCGCCTCGCGGGCGCAGTCATCCACCGCCGTCACCTGGGGCACGCCCACGCCGGCCACCACGCGGGTGGTGCAGATGGAGCCCGGGCCGATGCCCACCTTCACCGCGTCCACGCCCGCCTGGATGAGCGCGCGCGTGCCCTCCGCGGTGGCGACGTTGCCGGCGATGAGGTCGAACCCGTGGAAGTTCTTGCGCGTGTCGCGCACGCCCTCGAGCACGCCCAGGGAGTGGCCGTGCGCGGTGTCCACGACGATGACGTCCACGCCCGCCTTCACCAGCGCGTCGATGCGGGCCTCGCGGTCCGCGGACACGCCCACGGCGGCGGCGCACAGCAGGCGGCCCTTGGCGTCCTTGGCCGCGTGCGGGTGCGTGCGGCGCTTCTCGATGTCCTTGATGGTGATGAGGCCCTTCAGCTCATAGGCCTCGTTCACGACGAGCAGCTTCTCGATGCGGTGCTCGTGGAGGAGCTTCTGGGCCTCCTCCTGGATGATGCCCTCGCGGCCGGTGACGAGCTTCGTCGTCATCACGTCCTCGACCTTCTGGGTGAAGTTCTTCTCGAAGCGCACGTCGCGGCTGGTGACGATGCCCACCAGGCGCTTGCCCTGCACCACGGGCACGCCGGACACGCCGTGGATCTTCATCAGTTCCAGCGCGCGGGAGAGCGGCGCCTTCGGTTCGATGGTGACGGGGTCCACCACCATGCCGCTCTCGAACTTCTTGACCTTGAGGACCTCCAGGGCCTGCTGCTCGGGCGTCATGTTCTTGTGGATGACACCGATGCCGCCCTCCTGGGCCATGGCGATGGCGGTCCGGGACTCCGTCACGGTGTCCATCGCGGCGGAGAGCAGCGGCACGTTGAGCCGGATGTTGCGCGTCAGGCGGGTCGTCAGGTCGGCATCACGCGGAGTGACGGCGCTCTCACCGGGCAGCAGGAGCACGTCGTCGAAGGTGAGGGCCAGCCGGATATCGGGGTTCAACATGGGGGCTCCCGGAGGCCCCGCGGGGCACCAGCGCCCGGCGGGTGCGGTTCCATACGAGTAACGCGACAGGTGCGCAACGGAAGAAGGTTTTTTGCCGCCCGGTCCCAGGCGTTCAGGTGATACTCGGCGCTACACACACATTGGGATCTGGGACCGGGCCTTGGCGGATTCGAATCTAGGGGGGGCGGTCGGGCTGGTGGTGAAGCTGCCCTTCGCCACTCCCGAGGAGTTCCTCGCGAAATACGGGGGCAACATCACCCGGGGCGGCATCTATTTGCGCGCCAAGGCCGTGCGCCCTCCGGGCACGGCTGTCACCCTGGACCTCCGGCTGGCAGGCGGCGACCGGCTCCTCTACACGGCCGCGGTGGTGCACTTCGTCACCGGGCAGCAGGGCCAGGGCATCTCCGGCATGGGGCTGCGGTTCCTGGAAGCGGACGCGGCGACGCGCCGGTTCCTGGACGCCTCCGTCGCCGTCCTCCCGCACGCCCAGTCGGACGTGCCGCCCGTGCCCAACGGCGTGGGCCCCGCCGACCACGCCGTGCCCGCGCCCGCCGCCGCCCCTGCCCTGCCCCCGGCCGCGCCCGCGGACCCGGGCTCCGCATCCTCCGCCCGGGGCAATGGGCCAGGTGCCGCTCCCGCCGCGCCCGCGCCCGCGCTGGAGATGGTGACCGCGGAGACGCTGGGGCTGAACACCGAGGAGCCGCCCCGGACGGGCCCGGTGATCGGCATCGACCTGGGGACGACGAACTCGTGCGCCGCGTTCGTGCGCGGCAACAAGCCTGGGGTGCTGCCCAGCCGCGAGGGCCACAACACGGTGCCCTCCATCCTCGCCTTCAACCAGCGCGGCAAGCTGGTGGTGGGCCACCCCGCCAAGGGGCAGATGCTCACCAACCCGCGCCAGACGGTGTACGGCGCCAAGCGCCTGGTGGGCCGCCCCTACGCGTCGCCCATCGTCGAGCAGATCAAGGACCGCTTCCACTATGAGATCGCGGCCGGTCAGGCTGGCGAGGCGGCGGTGCGGTTGGGCGACCGCATCTATTCACTCCAGCAGATCTCCGCGCTGATCCTCCGCGAGGTGCGCGAGGTGGCCCAGAACCAGCTGGGGCAGCCCATCTCGCGGGCGGTCATCACGGTGCCCGCCTACTACAACGACAACCAGCGGCAGGCGGTGCGCGAGGCGGGCAAGCTCGCGGGCCTGTACGTGGAGCGCATCCTCAACGAGCCCACGGCGGCGGCGCTGGCGTACGGCTATGGGCGCAAGCTCAACCAGCGGGTGCTGGTGTACGACCTGGGCGGCGGCACCTTCGACGCGTCGGTGCTGGAGCTGCACGACACCGTTTACGAGGTCATCTCCACGGGCGGCGACACGTTCCTGGGCGGCATCGACTTCGACAGCGCCATCGTCGAGTACCTCCTGGAGGAGTTCCGGCAGCAGACGGGCCGGGCCTTCCAGGGGGACCGCGTGGCCCTGCAGCGCATCAACGACGCGGCGGAGCGGGCCAAGTGCGCCCTGTCCGAGCGCTCCGAGATGCGGGTGCACGTGGCCTTCGTGACGATGATCGACAACAAGCCGTACGACCTGGACGTCACGCTCACGCGCCAGAAGCTGATCGCGCTGACGGAGAAGCTGGTCGACCGCACCGTACAGGTCTGTGACGAGGTGTTGCAGGCCAAGGGGCTGAAGGCGCAGGACATCGACGAGGTGATCCTCGTCGGCGGGCAGAGCCGCTTCCCGCTGGTGCACGAGAAGATCACGAAGTTCTTCGGACGGCCGCCCAGCAAGGGCGTGCACCCGGACGAGGCCGTGGCGCTGGGCGCGGCGCTGCTGGCGCACAGCCTGGGGCAGCTGGAAGGCGTGGTGCTCATCGACGTGCTGCCCATGGCCATTGGCGTGGGGCTGCCGGGTGGGCGCTTCAAGCCGGTGCTGGAGCGCAACGTGTCGCTGCCGGCCTCCAAGGTCTACACCCTCTCCACGCACCGGGACGACCAGACGGAGCTGGAGCTCTCCGTGTTCCAGGGCGACGCCGAACGGGCCCCGGACAACGAGTACCTGGGCACGCTCCGGCTCGCGGGGTTGCCCAAGCGGCCTCGCGGCGCGGTGCAGGTGACGGTCACCTTCGAGGTGAGCAACGAGTCGCTGCTGAAGGTGGTCGCGCGCGAGGCCACGACGGGGCGTGAGGTGGTCAGCACGTTCACCACCCGCGATACGCCGGAGGCCGTGAAGGCGCGGCTGGCGCAGTCGGAGGCCGAGTCTGGTCCTGCGGCTCCGACGCTTGCTCAGGGAGCAGGCAACAGTGCTGTGGGAGGGAGTGTCAGCGCGGGGAGGAACGTGGCCACGGCCGCGCCTGTCGCACCCGTGCTGACACCCGACGCGGTGGTGGTGTCGAAGCAGAAGGGTTTCATGGGCTGGCTGAAGGGACTCTTCGGCCGCGCCTGATTTTCGCGTCGCCAACCCCTGCTCCCTGAGTGGGCTGGCGACAACAGGTACGTAGCAGTGACGGGCACCGCGAGTGCCTGCGGGATCGCGAGCAAGGGCTGATAAGAAGTGTCGACAGTTTTCGACACTTCGGATGGCTCACCGTGCCTGACTTCTCGCGAACCCTTCCTGGCGTCCTGTTGAACCTCGCGGTGGGGCCTTCCGCCCACGCGCCGCTGTACACCTTCCTGGGAGAGGTAGACGGCGACGAGACGGTGCTCAGCGCGTTCGACCTGGACGCGCGAGCGCGGCGCATCGCGGCGGCGTTGCAGGCGCGGGGCGCGGTGGGCGAGCGCGTGTTGCTGCTGTACCCGCCGGGCCTGGACTACGTGGCGGGCTTCTTCGGGTGCCTGTACGCGGGCGCGGTGGCGGTGCCCGCGTATCCGCCGGATCCGATGCGGCTGGAGCGCACCCTGCCCCGGCTGCGGGCCATCATCCAGGACGCGCAGGCGTCGGTGGTCCTCACGACGTCGGGCATCCTGGAGCTGTCGGACTTCGTCTTCGAGCAGGCGCCGGACTTTCGCGCGCTGCACTGGATGGCGACGGACGCGCTGGCGGAGGGCGGCGAGCGGGACTGGCGCACGCCACAGGACGTAGGCGCGGAGTCGCTGGCGTTCCTCCAGTACACGTCCGGGAGCACCGGCACGCCCAAGGGCGTGATGCTCACGCACGCGAACCTGCTGCACAACCTGGGGCTCATCTCCGGCGCGTTCCAGGTGCGCCGCGACAGCGTGGGCGTCATCTGGCTGCCGCCGTACCACGACATGGGCCTCATCGGCGGCATCCTCCAGCCGCTGTACGCGGGCTTCCCGGTGGCGCTGATGTCGCCCATGGCGTTCCTGCAGAAGCCGCTGCGGTGGCTCCAGGCGGTGAGCCGCTTCCGGGGCACCATCAGCGGCGGGCCCAACTTCGCGTTCGAGTTGTGCGCGCGTCGCGCGACGCCGGAGGACGTGGCGTCGCTGGACCTGTCGTCGTGGGAGGTGGCGTTCTGCGGCGCGGAGCCCATCCGCGCGGCCACGCTGAAGCGCTTCGCGGAGGTGTTCGCGCCCAGCGGCTTCCGGCCGGAGGCGTTCTACCCGTGCTACGGCCTGGCGGAAGGGACGCTCATCGTCACCGGCGAAGTGAAGGGCCGGGGCGTGCGCGCCCATCCGCTGGAGGACGCGGCGCTTTCGCGGGGGCTCGCGGTGACGGGGGCCGAGGACGCGGCGGGCGTGCGGGCGCACATCGGCTGCGGGACGACGCTGGCGGAGCAGCGGGTGCTGGTCGTGGACCCGGACTCGCTCGTCCCCCGCACCCCCGGGCAGGTGGGGGAGATCTGGGTGTCCGGCGCGAGCGTGGCGCAGGGGTACTGGCGCAAGCCGGAGCTGAGCGAGGCCACGTTCCATGCCCGCCCCTCGGGTGTGGTGGAGGGGCCGGAGTACCTGCGCACGGGAGACCTGGGCGTGCTGCGCGAGGACGGGCAGCTGCTCGTCACGGGGCGGCGCAAGGACCTGATCATCCTGCGCGGCCGCAACCTGTACCCCCAGGACGTGGAGGGCGTCATCGAGCGCGCGGACCCGCGCGTGCGCGCCGGCAGCGTGGCGGCGTTCTCCGTGGAGACGACGGCCGGTGAGGCGCTGGCCGTGGTGGCGGAGGTGGGCCGCGACCTGGCCGAGTCCGCGGACCCGACGGTGCTGGCGGCGGTGGCGAACGGACTGCGGCAGGCGCTCGCGCGTGAGCTGGAGGTCCAGACGCACACGGTGGTGCTGCTGCCTCCGGGGGCGGTGCCCAAGACGTCCAGCGGGAAGATCCAGCGCTTCGCGTGCCGGGCCGCGCTCGTGTCCGGTGAGTTCACCGAGCTGTGGCGCAGCGAGGCGGCGGGTGCGGTGCCGCTGGTGCGGACGCCGGTGGCGCCCGTGACGGATGCAGGTGAGGCCGCCGAAGCCACGGCTCCTGCAAGCGGGACGGCGAGCCACGCCGATGCCATCGCGGGTGGGCCGACGGAGGCCGCCCCGGTCGCGGCCTCCCCTGCCCGCTCCGTGGAGGAGCTGGAGCGCATCCTCCGTGAGGAGCTGACCGCCGTGCTCGGAGCGGAGGCGGGCCAGCAGGCCTCGGACGTTCCGCTCACGCAGCTGGGCATGGACTCGCTCGCGGCGGCGGACCTCCAGGCCCGCATCGAGAAGCGGCTGGGCGCGCGTGTCTCCGCGGCCACCCTGCTCCAGGACGTGACGCTCCAGGCGCTCGCGGCGTCGCTGGCCCAGGGCCGCACCGCGACGGGCCTGGCGGCGCTTCCCCCCGTGCAGCGTCGTCCGGCTTCGGCCGCGCTGACGCCGGCTTCGTTCTCCCAGCAGCGCCTGTGGTTCCTCCAGCAGCTCGCGCCGGAGTCCACCGCCTACCACGTCCCCGTCTCGCTCTCGCTCCGGGGGGCCCTGGTCCCGGAGACGCTGTCGCGCTCGCTGACCGAGCTGGTCCGCCGTCACGAGTCCCTGCGCACGACCTTCGTCGCCCGGGATGGCGTGCTGTTCCAGCAGGTCCACGCGCCCTCGCCCGTGGCGCTGACGGTGGAGGACGTCGTCAGCCACGAGTCCGTGTCGCGCGCGGCCCTGCTGGACGCGTGGGCCGTCCGCGATGCCCAGGACCCGATGGACATGTTCACCGGGCCGCTGCTGCGCTTCGTGCTGCTGCGCTTCGCTCCCGATGACCACGTGCTGCTCGTCTTCGTGCACCACCTGATCGCGGACGGCTGGTCCGTGGGCGTGCTCTCCCGCGAGCTGGCCGCGCTCTACGGGGCCTTCACGGATCAGCGCCCTTCCCCCCTCCCGGAGCCCGCGCTCCAGTACGGCGACTTCGCGGCGTGGCAGCAGGCGCACCTGACGCCCCAGGCCCTGGCCCCGGAGCTGGCGTGGTGGAAGCAGACGCTCTCCGGCGCGCCTTCACTGCTGTCCCTGGCCACCGACAAGCTCCGGCCCCAGCGGCTGTCCTCCCAGGGCGCCCGCCGGCTGCGCGTGCTGCCCGCGCCCCTGATGGCGAAGCTGAACGCGCTGGGCCGCCGCGAGGGCGCCACGCCCTTCATGATGCTGGTGTCCGCGCTGGGCACCGTGCTGCACCGGTGGAGCGGCCAGTCGGACTTCGTCCTCGGCTCCGCGACGTCCGGGCGGGATGTGCCTGGCACGCGCTCCCTCGTCGGTGACTGCACCAACTTCCTCCCGCTGCGCCTGCGCCTCCCCGCCGACACCACCGTGGCGGGGCTGCTCGCCAGCGTGAAGCAGACGACGCTGGACGCGCTGGCCCACGGCTACGTGCCCTATGACCACGTGCTCGCGGTCGCGCAGCCCGGCTCGCAGCGGCGCGAGCTGTACAACGTCGCCTTCGTCCTGGACGACTACGCGATCCCGCGCGCCCAGCCCGTGGGCGGTGGCCTGACGCTCGACGTGGGGCTGCTGGACAACCGCACCACCGAGCTGGACATGACCTTCGAGGCCGCCCCCGGCCCCGACGGACTGCTCGTCGGCTGCAAGTACGCCACCGACCTCTTCGAGCCGGAGACCATCGACCGGCTCCTCTCCCACCTGGAGGTCGTGGTCGGCGGCATGGTGTCCGCCCCGGACACGAAGCTCTCCGAGCTGCCCGTGATGACCGGGGCCGAGCGCCACCAGGTCCTCCACGGCTGGAACCCGCCCGTCGAACCGTTCCCCACCGGCACGCTGGTGGAGCGCTTCGAGGCGCAGGTGGACCGCACCCCGGACGCCATCGCCGTCACCTTCGAGCTGCGCCAGCTCACCTACCGGGAGCTGGACGCCCGGGCGAACCGGCTGGCCCAGGTCCTCCATGCGCGCGGCGTGGGCCCGGAAGTGCTCGTGGGCGTGTGCCTGGAGCGCGGCGTGGAGCTGGTGGTCACGCTGCTGGGCATCCTCAAGGCCGGAGGCGCGTACCTGCCCCTGGACTCCGCGCACCCGCGTGAACACCTGGCGTTCCTGCTGGAGGACGCGCGCTCGCCGCTCGTCATCACCCAGGCGTCGCTGGAGGACCGCGTGCCGTCGGTGGACGGCACCTCCGTGCTCACCTTCGAGGCGGCGATGGCCTCCGGGGCCTCGTCCGCGCGGCTGGAGCACCGGGCCGCGCCCGGGGACCTCGCGTACGTCATCTACACCTCCGGCTCCACCGGCCGTCCCAAGGGCGTGATGGTGCAGCACGACCACGTCACGCGGCTGTTCAGCGCGACGGACGCGAA includes the following:
- the guaA gene encoding glutamine-hydrolyzing GMP synthase, encoding MDLHSEKILILDFGSQYTQLIARRVRELGVYCEIHRPDLPADDIRKYAPRGIILSGGPASVEAPGSPRCDPFVFEAGVPVLGICYGLQLTAKLLGGRIDRGAHREFGSAAVEVLTARGPFAEFRPGDQVQVWMSHGDRVDVLPPGFEAIGRSGNSPFAAAAHATKPWYGLQFHPEVVHTPQGKAMLRAFLFNDCKVTGSWTMKGFIDEAVETIRKQVGEEGRVICGLSGGVDSSVAALLLHRAIGPRLQCIFVDNGVLRQGERAQVEALFVDRFHVPLKTVDARERFLSKLAGVTDPEQKRKIIGREFIAVFEEASRDVQDAGFLAQGTLYPDVIESVSWKGPSVTIKSHHNVGGLPEHMKLKLVEPLRELFKDEVRVLGRELGLPPEMVGRQPFPGPGLAIRVLGEVNEPRLDLVRRADAIVQEEIHKAGLYGEVWQAFAVLLPVQSVGVMGDERTYESTCVLRAVTSVDGMTADWARIPFPILEKISSRITNEVRGINRVVYDISSKPPATIEWE
- the guaB gene encoding IMP dehydrogenase, which translates into the protein MLNPDIRLALTFDDVLLLPGESAVTPRDADLTTRLTRNIRLNVPLLSAAMDTVTESRTAIAMAQEGGIGVIHKNMTPEQQALEVLKVKKFESGMVVDPVTIEPKAPLSRALELMKIHGVSGVPVVQGKRLVGIVTSRDVRFEKNFTQKVEDVMTTKLVTGREGIIQEEAQKLLHEHRIEKLLVVNEAYELKGLITIKDIEKRRTHPHAAKDAKGRLLCAAAVGVSADREARIDALVKAGVDVIVVDTAHGHSLGVLEGVRDTRKNFHGFDLIAGNVATAEGTRALIQAGVDAVKVGIGPGSICTTRVVAGVGVPQVTAVDDCAREADKHGIPIISDGGIKYSGDIVKALAAGASSVMIGSLFAGTEESPGDVILYQGRSYKSYRGMGSLGAMKQGAKDRYFQSDVDAVKLVPEGIEGRVPYKGTLAMNVHQMLGGIRSGMGYVGCANIEELRTKAMFTRITSAGLKESHVHDVIITEEAPNYRME
- a CDS encoding TIGR02266 family protein, whose translation is MADSNLGGAVGLVVKLPFATPEEFLAKYGGNITRGGIYLRAKAVRPPGTAVTLDLRLAGGDRLLYTAAVVHFVTGQQGQGISGMGLRFLEADAATRRFLDASVAVLPHAQSDVPPVPNGVGPADHAVPAPAAAPALPPAAPADPGSASSARGNGPGAAPAAPAPALEMVTAETLGLNTEEPPRTGPVIGIDLGTTNSCAAFVRGNKPGVLPSREGHNTVPSILAFNQRGKLVVGHPAKGQMLTNPRQTVYGAKRLVGRPYASPIVEQIKDRFHYEIAAGQAGEAAVRLGDRIYSLQQISALILREVREVAQNQLGQPISRAVITVPAYYNDNQRQAVREAGKLAGLYVERILNEPTAAALAYGYGRKLNQRVLVYDLGGGTFDASVLELHDTVYEVISTGGDTFLGGIDFDSAIVEYLLEEFRQQTGRAFQGDRVALQRINDAAERAKCALSERSEMRVHVAFVTMIDNKPYDLDVTLTRQKLIALTEKLVDRTVQVCDEVLQAKGLKAQDIDEVILVGGQSRFPLVHEKITKFFGRPPSKGVHPDEAVALGAALLAHSLGQLEGVVLIDVLPMAIGVGLPGGRFKPVLERNVSLPASKVYTLSTHRDDQTELELSVFQGDAERAPDNEYLGTLRLAGLPKRPRGAVQVTVTFEVSNESLLKVVAREATTGREVVSTFTTRDTPEAVKARLAQSEAESGPAAPTLAQGAGNSAVGGSVSAGRNVATAAPVAPVLTPDAVVVSKQKGFMGWLKGLFGRA